AATTCTATCCATTCACAaaagaattttaattcaattccatgaaaaaacgggtcaaattttaaaaaatgcgCGGATCTTTACGggtcaaaaataaaaacggGTCGTATAAAAACGAAGAAGATTAGATCATTTCTCATCTCCCTCTGCCACAGCCgctttctctctccctcttctTTGCGCCCTAGCcgctttctctctctgcaaCTGCGATGCGCCCCAGCTTCATCTCTGATGATCGATTGATAATCAGGTAACAATCCATTTAAATTTCATCTTTCACTCTGTAAAtcaatgtgtttttttttcaatgctGTAATTATTGATTGTACGTGTACTGTGATGGTCGTTAGAGATTGCAGTATTAACATTTAAGTTGTTCCATATTTTTGCTGATAAAAAATTGATCGATTTGTTGTAAACACATTCGATgcatttcacatttttcacCTTATTTTTGTGCAAAATACAGTTTATAAGCTATAATCGAGCATAAAGGTTCATGCTTTGAGAACTATTTCTTAGACTTCATTAGATTATTGGAATTCAGTCACATTTCAAGCAGAGAATAGATAGTTGGTGTCGTTGACgtgatttttatgtaattattgcatttaattaaagtgggaaagaaacaaaacataaGGCAATTTATGAGAGCTACTCgtttatttccaatttttttttattttaatcatgcAGTTATGGAGTAGCTTTTAATTCTGGGTATGAGGAACTTTTGCCTCTGTCTATGTTGTTCGTGCCATTGCCTCGTTCAGGAAGGAGAGCTGGGAGGCCAAGATTCAAGGGTTCCGGGATTTGGTGGTCTCAGAGAGTGAGGTGGTGGAGATATTCAGGAAGTCGCTGTTGGTGATCTGCACTTCGTTGGATAAGTGCAGGGAGATCAAGAGGCTTCTCAACTGGGAGGTTTAGATGGGTGATCTGATCAATGATCCTTCGACCCTTCGACCCTCATGGGATCATTCGATTAACGGACAGAGTTTGGGGTATTGTGATGCGAATGTGCATAATGATGTTAGCACTTCTAGTAGCCTTGTTTCCGTGAGGGCTGATTTGGGTTGGAACCCAAGTGCAATGCTGTGAGGGGGTACGTTCATGCCGCCTGTTTCTGGTATGCTGCCTAACTTTTCGGCTGATTCTGGTTTCATCGAGAGGGCAACGAGACTTTCGTGCTTCATAAGGGGGAATTTTGGTGAAATAATGAACCCATTTGCTGttcctaaaccctaaacatGGCCGAGTTGTCCAAAGAGGGAGGTCTGTTTCTGGGGAGACGGGGGCTGAAGGGAGCCCTTTCAAGAATGAGAAGAGGAGCTAGAGTTTGCATGATGAGGCTAAACAGGTAGTTGAGGTGTCGGGTAATGACTCTGATGAGGCTAAGTGTAGCGATCGTGGCCCTGAAGAGGAGGTGGCCTGCCTGACTGGGGAGTCTCCTAGTGAAGGGCTTGGCTCTaagaagaggaggagaaaaGGGGTAGGTTTTGATcttgttttgttgtttatggagtattttatttgcacATTGCAACAAAAATGTGTGCAGCTTAGtcttttgtaatttgattCAGTTGTGTTTGCATTTACTTATTCAAATAagtgattaaaaatattttttttttattatgttctTTAGATGCAAATGTATTTTTAACAATTATGTTATTActtataatatagtatataggggagtgatcaatcgctaactcatcatttaattgctaactacaactaatttaaggccacataattttaaaaaacgtgtggtctacaatttgccacgtgtaattttcgtttttattaattaaatcaaaaaaatttaaaaaaaacgccaaattagggttttggatgaaaatgtcaatatagtgtttcgaaaatatcaacacaatgctttgagaatgtcaacacaaatttaggattgacattgtatatgctttatattgacatattatcttagctgtattgacattagcctgtgtacgaaaaatacgaaaattctagatttttttttttcaaattttgacgatcggaacatatgcatgtagtatatcgttggaatccttataaaattatctttaatttgatatatgttatatgaatttaaagttttgggattttttaaaaagttagttataactaacttgacattaatacccctattgatttttattggaattaatcctataactttattgacattttttgttgatcgtattgatattttgtggttaatgatctaggcctttaatttaaatatctaatggctattattgaattgttgttaacaattaagcattgagttagcaatataacactccacatagtatataattaacatGATCATAGTTTTCTATGTATAATGCTGCTCttgtatttaaaatatataagcacacacactacatataTGTAACTCGGAGTATATTGTatgttgataaaataaattaattatggttgattaattattttaattatgataacaGTACTAGTTTTATgatatgttaataaaaaaattttgaattttgaagcataagaaaaaagtagaaatatgatgattattaaaaaataattaatttaaaaaaattagaattttaaattgaattctaatttGATTCTAAATCCTTTATTTTGAGTTACCAAACAAAGAATTTAGAATTATAATACAATTTCATATCAAATCTTTAATTATACCAATTACCAAACATAGGATTTGGTATTGAATTCGAATTCAATTccttccaattcaattccaattccaattccgtgTACCAAACTACCCTAATAGATGTCAAAATACTATTGGCTATTATTTTTGCCGGAACCGTTAAGTAAACCAAAACATGTTCTTTAGAATCATATCTTAAAACATGAATATATAAGACCACAAAGTTTTTTAACAATGTGTGATTATCAATTTTAGTGTTACGCATTTAGTTTTTTACTCAATTCATTCCAAAATTATAGTATCATCATACACACAATCGACATTAAAGGGCATAAATAACGCTGCAGGCCGGACCGCACTTGGTCCCAGCCCGCGTCACAACGTGTTGCCGTGCTAGAATTGGCGAGTCCCAGCCCGGCGTTGGAGGTGAAGTGGGCCGGATCCAGGccttaatttcatatttatttgcAGTTGGAAATCCTTGCAGAAATGGAGAGGGAAGAAGTGGGACATGGAGAGGAGCTTACTTTTATGTTGAGAATTGGGAGTGTAATTAtgattacaattttatattgggaattgggtagtgataaaattaaaaatgaaatttataatttatagtttataatttataattttctcattttgatcaattttttttttaaatttcttggttataatttataatttttgaattaaaaataatattttcgtATTATAATTGCTCaacgttttcaatttttacaagTAAAATAAGTTAGAGTTGTGaataatgtaatttaatagttgtTGTCTGGGATGGGGCCGGCATGGTTAGAGAAGTTGTGGTCTGTGATTCAAATTTAGGGAAATGATGACATGGAGTTGACTTGGGCTCTGAATCCGGGCCAGGGTCGTGGATGGCCTAACGTCGACAACCCTTGCCCGTCAATCGTCAGGGCTACAATCTGAGGCGCTCACTTTTTTATGTTGTTAGGCATGTAGATTATGGGACTAGTCTTTAATTTCAcctaattttatgtagtgttgttttgagGATTAGGTGAAAAGAGAACAAAGTAGAAATGCaattaaagtagagataatgttgttttcattttagaaatgTGTACCACGAGACATTAGAAAACATTTTATACTTAGTGGGACAAAGAGAATATTCTAAAATCatccattatatatatactccatccgtccataaaaaatagagcaattggtgtatgacacgagttttaatgtagaattggtaaaataagagagaagggaaaaaagtaagagagaaggagaaaaagtaagtgaaaaatagtgttagtggaatgatgtgtagggttattatttgttgaaactttccataaatgaatatgttctattttttgtggacgaccaaaaatggtaaatgtgctctattttttgtgggcagagggagtatatataaggatatataataaaaaaggaaatctTATAACTAgttaacataattattttttatttataatatatttaataaaaaattaaaaatatatgccaaataaaaaatgcatgaaaaataattttctagtGTAACCTAACCCAGCCCGCGTTGGTGGTGGGCTTGAGTTGAGCCCCAAGTTGCTTGGCACATGGCATATATGGTTTGGGTTACACCGGCTCAACTCATTTGACAactttattactctctccgtcccacaataagaatcacattttgtcatttcggtgTCTTCCACcataagagtcacacttttatcataaatggcaAGAAGGTcacatattccattaactcacttcgctcacattatattattaaaaaaatcaatataaaaaaataaacctCATATTcgactaactttttcaatccactgTTCTTTATATTTCTGTGCCCACACCAAATGTGACTCTGATTGTGGGACgatgtagtagtatattctGCATATACTTAAAAATCAATTGTATTGAACCTATATTAGTCCCAATCCTTTTCATCTAAGGCATCTCTTTTCaatacaaaatctaaaaatattgtgtttagtgagttaaatgaagataaataaaGGAGAGATGGAAAAAGTGGAAGAGAAGAGAGCAATACaagatagaataaaataagtgaagttaaatgttttattttaaccATAAAGGAAAGTAACTATAATAACTGAAGACACTCAAAATGAAATCCTTCTACTCAAGTAACTTGAAACTAAGGGAGTAAATgtaaatcttaattttatcacAGTACACATGTTACATTGCAAACATAAATATTTCAGCAATAAATTTCATATCCTCGCAAGTAAGTTGGAAATTACAAATTCTCATATTCTCATTTGAGAAGGCTTGTATCCTATCAacataatcaaatttataaatagggAGGAGAAAATCTGTCGTTGATGTAGGAGGAAAATGCATAAAGTAGAGAATAGAACATTAGGCCTAGTTTCTTAGGCTGTTAACAAGAATATAGCAAAACATACAGTGAAGCTTATTACAATTGCAACAATTCATTCAATAAAGGGATATCCAGTTAAACCTATCTCATTCAATACAAGGGATATCCAGTTAAGCCTATCTCAACTCCAAATCAGGGGCAGAAACGATTCTTTCCGATCGATTTACCACGGAACACTCAGTATCATGATCTTGTACAATAATATTTACTACAAACTACAACACCTAAATCGATTCCAGTGCAACTGTCAGTCTACAGTTTCACAAGAGAATTTACCTTGAGGAACAAAAGCAGAATCCCATTGCCTACAAAAGGGATGATTGAAGTCAAAAAGTTAGCCTGCTGCAAAAATGTCAGTTGTTCGAATGATGCAGTAATGTACAAGCATAAACTTCCTCGTTTTCCTCCTAAAAAGAGTGTTTTTGTCAGCTCAATTAGCTTTCTGACTCCATTGCAGCCATATTTTCTTCGTAATTCAGGGTTTTGGCTGCATTGAGAAGCATATCCACCCCACCTGATTTGTTCAAAGCCTCGCTGCACTTCAGTTTTCCATTCAAGGCTCTCTTTTTGGATGTGTTTTGCATATGCTCGTATGTCCTCCGGGCTCTCTGGATACGCTGAATTCCACTATCGCATTTTAGGCAGAACCATTTCCCATTTGGTATGGTAGAGCGCGGTGGCTCCATGCAATAGATGTGGTACCCATGATCACAGCCATCGCATAGAACAATCTTGTCATCGTCTTTATCAGTCAAGCAAGCTCTGCACAGACAGGAAGGGCAATACCAACATGGGCCATGCGAGATAAGCTGCTTAGTTGTTAAACATTTCTCATGGTAAAACTTATGAGGACAAAAGTTGTGcccacaaattatatattcttcaTCACCGCCAACTTCAGTTCTACATACTGTGCAGTGCTGAAACTCTTCAATGGCAACAAACTCATTTGAACTCCCCTCTAATTCTTCTGCTGTTACGTCATTCCCTAGGCCATCTTCTCCACTGCCATCACATGGTGACAAAAAGGCATTTAGCCTCTCACAAGCTATGCAGTTCTCATGAGAGGATTCAATTCCCTTTGCTATACAGTTGGCACAATGCCAACTTCTACTAGGGATTTCTGTAATGGCAGGCTCGATGCAGGAGATATGATATATCTCCTCGCATGAATCGCAGACTAAACCAGTTCTTCCATCTGCCTTTTCACTACAACGCCTGCAGGTATTGGCTTCATCAAGAGCACATGTCTCTGTAAGCTCTGGTTTAGTGTGCACAAGGAACTGTcaacaaatatagaaaaagtcATATCTGCCCCTTAATTACCCAAGATGTGATAGAAGCTAACTTagttttcaaatatattttccactGAAATCTAAGTCTTTAATCACTTCTGTAAGTGTGTAACGAATAATTAGCTCCGAAATAgacaacaatttaattttaggaaAATTGCATATCTGGTCAGCAAAATGTGCAATATTACTGAACcgattatatattttcagcTCAATTCTCATATAAGCAGAAACTAAATCAAATACATTGAATAAGTGGAGGTCCaattaatttgagattgaaGGCCCCAATGCTTTTTCCAACTTAATGAAAAAGtacagaaaaagaaacaaataccTCATGTTTTGCACCCTCAGACATGCTTTGATCTAGGTTGCTTACCTGAGGATACtaaatttacatatatgtCAATACCAGCTGTGTAAGTAGCAGGAAACCAACAAATTAAGACAATCAGGCAAGAGCCATGAGACAAAACACGGAAACAGCATTTGCAGCGTAAATAATTTACCTGTTCGTGGAAAGAAATTATAGTTTTGTCTGATAGGCACTTTGCAAGAGCAGTTACATCAGAGCCAATCTTTTGGAGCTTCGCCCAAATCTACAcaagaaaattcaataatgatAACTGAAGCTCAAACAAATGCGATACATTTGAAATTATGAagtattttcttcttcaatttcataatCCAAGATATTCCACAATGAAATATTCAAAGTAGACATAAATTTgtccataaataaaattccaagGAATATGTCTAAAGAAATACATCTAATGCAGCAAGATGATCACGCCCAACCCAACAAGCAGATATGTGTAACTTCAAAGAAAAGTACCTCTTGAACATCAGACTGAAATAGCAGTGGTGACTTTTCATATGCTTTCTCCTTCATCCTTGTGTTTATGCGAttcaaatcaaaaaaattgtcagcctTTATGCCTTCGAAATTTTCAAGGAGTAAACTGCATAGCTGTGAAAACTGTTCTGACATAAAAACATCCACAAAGGTGGAAG
This genomic stretch from Salvia hispanica cultivar TCC Black 2014 unplaced genomic scaffold, UniMelb_Shisp_WGS_1.0 HiC_scaffold_521, whole genome shotgun sequence harbors:
- the LOC125199496 gene encoding PHD finger protein EHD3-like isoform X4, yielding MVDALKESSDNGSRSYFESLVGSSDVEEVKVNGVAVDAEAGPSGLGGDSLLTYKRRKCTKVMECGKVSDDSASQLSEKLLKCLLDLAKCPQKDADCSSDCSLKHKRNIILDQICQSLHSGGLKKCIKNALVFPEGSGTGTPVKDSVRSSEDWSKSTSQTGTVLDGLQNATKSNFGLTSSGLVNGPNATTFTERCTSTFVDVFMMKEKAYEKSPLLFQSDVQEIWAKLQKIGSDVTALAKCLSDKTIISFHEQYPQVSNLDQSMSEGAKHEFLVHTKPELTETCALDEANTCRRCSEKADGRTGLVCDSCEEIYHISCIEPAITEIPSRSWHCANCIAKGIESSHENCIACERLNAFLSPCDGSGEDGLGNDVTAEELEGSSNEFVAIEEFQHCTVCRTEVGGDEEYIICGHNFCPHKFYHEKCLTTKQLISHGPCWYCPSCLCRACLTDKDDDKIVLCDGCDHGYHIYCMEPPRSTIPNGKWFCLKCDSGIQRIQRARRTYEHMQNTSKKRALNGKLKCSEALNKSGGVDMLLNAAKTLNYEENMAAMESES
- the LOC125199496 gene encoding PHD finger protein EHD3-like isoform X2, which encodes MVDALKESSDNGSRSYFESLVGSSDVEEVKVNGVAVDAEAGPSGLGGDSLLTYKRRKCTKVMECGKVSDDSASQLSEKLLKCLLDLAKCPQKDADCSSDCSLKHKRNIILDQICQSLHSGGLKKCIKNALVFPEGSGTGTPVKDSVRSSEDWSKSTSQTGTVLDGLQNATKSNFGLTSSGLVNGPNATTFTERCTSTFVDVFMSEQFSQLCSLLLENFEGIKADNFFDLNRINTRMKEKAYEKSPLLFQSDVQEIWAKLQKIGSDVTALAKCLSDKTIISFHEQVSNLDQSMSEGAKHEFLVHTKPELTETCALDEANTCRRCSEKADGRTGLVCDSCEEIYHISCIEPAITEIPSRSWHCANCIAKGIESSHENCIACERLNAFLSPCDGSGEDGLGNDVTAEELEGSSNEFVAIEEFQHCTVCRTEVGGDEEYIICGHNFCPHKFYHEKCLTTKQLISHGPCWYCPSCLCRACLTDKDDDKIVLCDGCDHGYHIYCMEPPRSTIPNGKWFCLKCDSGIQRIQRARRTYEHMQNTSKKRALNGKLKCSEALNKSGGVDMLLNAAKTLNYEENMAAMESES
- the LOC125199496 gene encoding PHD finger protein EHD3-like isoform X1, whose protein sequence is MVDALKESSDNGSRSYFESLVGSSDVEEVKVNGVAVDAEAGPSGLGGDSLLTYKRRKCTKVMECGKVSDDSASQLSEKLLKCLLDLAKCPQKDADCSSDCSLKHKRNIILDQICQSLHSGGLKKCIKNALVFPEGSGTGTPVKDSVRSSEDWSKSTSQTGTVLDGLQNATKSNFGLTSSGLVNGPNATTFTERCTSTFVDVFMSEQFSQLCSLLLENFEGIKADNFFDLNRINTRMKEKAYEKSPLLFQSDVQEIWAKLQKIGSDVTALAKCLSDKTIISFHEQYPQVSNLDQSMSEGAKHEFLVHTKPELTETCALDEANTCRRCSEKADGRTGLVCDSCEEIYHISCIEPAITEIPSRSWHCANCIAKGIESSHENCIACERLNAFLSPCDGSGEDGLGNDVTAEELEGSSNEFVAIEEFQHCTVCRTEVGGDEEYIICGHNFCPHKFYHEKCLTTKQLISHGPCWYCPSCLCRACLTDKDDDKIVLCDGCDHGYHIYCMEPPRSTIPNGKWFCLKCDSGIQRIQRARRTYEHMQNTSKKRALNGKLKCSEALNKSGGVDMLLNAAKTLNYEENMAAMESES
- the LOC125199496 gene encoding PHD finger protein EHD3-like isoform X3: MVDALKESSDNGSRSYFESLVGSSDVEEVKVNGVAVDAEAGPSGLGGDSLLTYKRRKCTKVMECGKVSDDSASQLSEKKDADCSSDCSLKHKRNIILDQICQSLHSGGLKKCIKNALVFPEGSGTGTPVKDSVRSSEDWSKSTSQTGTVLDGLQNATKSNFGLTSSGLVNGPNATTFTERCTSTFVDVFMSEQFSQLCSLLLENFEGIKADNFFDLNRINTRMKEKAYEKSPLLFQSDVQEIWAKLQKIGSDVTALAKCLSDKTIISFHEQYPQVSNLDQSMSEGAKHEFLVHTKPELTETCALDEANTCRRCSEKADGRTGLVCDSCEEIYHISCIEPAITEIPSRSWHCANCIAKGIESSHENCIACERLNAFLSPCDGSGEDGLGNDVTAEELEGSSNEFVAIEEFQHCTVCRTEVGGDEEYIICGHNFCPHKFYHEKCLTTKQLISHGPCWYCPSCLCRACLTDKDDDKIVLCDGCDHGYHIYCMEPPRSTIPNGKWFCLKCDSGIQRIQRARRTYEHMQNTSKKRALNGKLKCSEALNKSGGVDMLLNAAKTLNYEENMAAMESES